In Massilibacterium senegalense, the genomic window CAGGATGTCTCATCTTTCTAGACATCCTGTTCGTACGAACTATCCGAATAGTTCATCCTATTCTTTTTTTGGAAATGGTCGTGATGGTGTAGTGAAGTCTCCTTTTGAATCACACATTGTACCGCTTCTATCACGACAGCAACACGATTGTTGGAACATAAGTGGACCGTTTTTTCTTTTAATAGCGCAATCAAGTAAAGTGCACGTTGCGTATCAATAACATGCCCACCAATTCGCTCACCTCTTAAAAGAAACCTAATTTGTTCGTATTATAGCTGATGAGCAAGTTTTTCGTTTGTTGATAATGACTAAGCATCATTTTATGATTTTCCCGTCCAATTCCTGACATTTTATATCCACCGAATGCTGCATGT contains:
- a CDS encoding DUF779 domain-containing protein, encoding MKRKNGPLMFQQSCCCRDRSGTMCDSKGDFTTPSRPFPKKE